The following are from one region of the Halarcobacter sp. genome:
- a CDS encoding type II toxin-antitoxin system RelE/ParE family toxin, producing MIISYSKTFEKKFSKYDRKLQEKIFQAIQNLPDGNVKKLTGNDIPPIYRIRVSKYRILFHMNEEEIKILKVDSRGDIYK from the coding sequence ATGATTATTTCATATTCTAAAACATTTGAAAAGAAGTTTTCAAAATATGATAGAAAACTTCAAGAAAAAATCTTTCAAGCTATTCAAAACTTACCGGATGGGAATGTGAAAAAACTAACAGGTAATGATATACCTCCAATTTATAGAATCAGAGTATCAAAATACAGAATACTGTTTCACATGAATGAAGAAGAAATAAAAATATTAAAAGTTGATAGTAGAGGTGATATTTACAAATAG
- a CDS encoding virulence RhuM family protein, protein MNNNLTIKDELTDFLLYTTPNNDIKVETYLHNETLWLPQKRIAELFGVDRTVVTKHLKNIFESGELEENSVSAKIAHTAEDGKKYNTKFYNLDAILSVGYRVNSIQATQFRIWATKILKEFIIKGFAMDDDRMKNGRYFGKDYFRELLERVRSIRTSERRIYQQITDIFAECSIDYDKNSQTTKDFYATVQNKFHFAITGQTSAEIIYKKADKTKPFMGLQTWKNSPEGRVLKSDSVIAKNYLTEEEIKDLESAISGYFDYIERIIKNHTTFTMQSLSNSVNKFLEFNEYKILEDKGSISRSQAEQKAFSEYEEFNKIQKIESDFDKEMKKVLKGTK, encoded by the coding sequence ATGAATAACAATTTAACAATAAAAGATGAACTAACAGACTTCCTACTATATACAACACCAAACAATGATATAAAAGTAGAAACATATCTACACAATGAAACTCTATGGCTTCCTCAAAAAAGAATAGCTGAACTATTTGGTGTAGATAGAACAGTAGTTACAAAACATTTAAAAAATATATTTGAAAGTGGAGAATTAGAAGAGAATTCAGTTAGTGCAAAAATTGCACATACTGCCGAAGATGGGAAAAAGTATAATACAAAATTTTATAACCTAGATGCGATTCTTTCAGTTGGTTACCGTGTAAACTCTATTCAAGCTACACAGTTTAGGATATGGGCTACTAAGATACTAAAAGAGTTTATCATCAAAGGCTTTGCTATGGATGATGATAGGATGAAAAACGGTCGTTATTTTGGTAAAGACTATTTTAGAGAACTACTTGAACGAGTTCGCTCAATCCGTACAAGTGAGCGAAGAATATATCAACAAATCACAGATATATTTGCAGAGTGTAGCATAGATTACGATAAAAACTCTCAAACTACAAAAGACTTTTATGCCACAGTTCAAAATAAATTTCATTTTGCAATTACAGGGCAAACTTCCGCAGAAATAATCTATAAAAAAGCAGATAAAACAAAACCATTTATGGGCTTGCAAACTTGGAAAAATTCGCCTGAGGGAAGAGTGTTAAAATCTGATTCAGTTATTGCAAAAAATTATTTAACAGAGGAAGAGATAAAAGACTTAGAGAGTGCCATAAGTGGCTACTTTGATTATATAGAAAGAATCATAAAAAACCATACAACTTTTACTATGCAGAGTTTATCTAATTCAGTCAATAAATTTCTTGAATTTAATGAGTATAAAATACTTGAAGATAAAGGAAGTATCTCAAGAAGTCAAGCAGAACAAAAAGCATTTAGTGAATATGAAGAGTTTAATAAAATTCAAAAAATTGAATCAGATTTTGATAAAGAGATGAAAAAAGTTTTAAAGGGAACTAAGTAG
- a CDS encoding CHAT domain-containing protein: MAMIDTYKNNVHRKKQEILKLNENYAKEQKKIAENMNKIISAKQSISRTKSESTIKSKLREIERYEKSISDIEKKIATNHQKISQKQKELHNEENKVIKEEEKIYKKQQQEEKKRMLESKKRESELNSRLQKHDFLHQQTKAEISKIKELPKKINVLFLASNPTDQTQLRLDEEARAIMENIRKSDYKESIEFKSVWAVRPLDILQALNEFSPTIVHFSGHGSNQDEIVFQDEEGNTKLVTKEALVQTMTATSDNIRVVFFNTCYSRNQAQEIVNHIEAAIGMNDSIGDNAARIFAAQFYSAIGFGKSIKTAFEQAKAALMLENIPEEHTPELFIQNGVSQEELVLVSK; encoded by the coding sequence ATGGCGATGATAGATACTTACAAAAATAATGTTCATAGAAAAAAACAAGAGATATTAAAGCTAAATGAAAATTATGCAAAAGAGCAAAAAAAGATTGCTGAGAATATGAATAAAATTATATCTGCAAAACAATCTATTTCTCGAACAAAATCTGAATCAACAATCAAATCTAAATTAAGAGAAATAGAAAGATATGAAAAATCCATTAGTGATATAGAAAAAAAGATAGCAACAAATCATCAAAAAATTTCTCAGAAACAAAAAGAACTTCATAATGAAGAAAACAAAGTTATAAAAGAAGAAGAAAAAATTTATAAAAAACAACAACAAGAAGAAAAAAAACGAATGTTGGAATCAAAAAAAAGAGAAAGTGAATTAAACTCTAGGCTACAAAAGCATGATTTTTTACATCAACAGACAAAAGCTGAGATATCAAAAATAAAAGAGTTACCAAAAAAAATCAACGTATTATTTTTGGCATCGAATCCAACTGATCAAACCCAATTACGTTTAGATGAAGAAGCTAGAGCTATTATGGAAAATATTCGTAAATCTGACTACAAAGAATCTATAGAGTTCAAATCAGTTTGGGCAGTAAGGCCTTTAGATATATTACAAGCTTTAAATGAATTTAGCCCAACTATAGTACATTTTAGTGGTCATGGTTCTAATCAAGATGAAATTGTTTTTCAGGATGAGGAAGGGAATACAAAACTTGTAACGAAAGAGGCTTTAGTCCAAACAATGACAGCTACATCGGATAATATTAGAGTCGTTTTTTTTAACACCTGCTATTCTAGAAATCAGGCTCAAGAAATTGTTAACCATATTGAGGCTGCAATAGGTATGAATGATTCAATTGGTGATAATGCAGCTAGAATTTTTGCGGCTCAATTTTATTCAGCTATTGGCTTTGGCAAATCAATAAAAACTGCTTTTGAACAAGCAAAAGCAGCATTAATGCTTGAAAATATACCTGAGGAGCATACACCAGAACTATTTATTCAAAATGGAGTATCTCAAGAAGAACTAGTATTAGTAAGTAAATAG
- a CDS encoding AAA family ATPase, producing MAKIFPTLENIERLKVKPTEGELFLIRYLIDNLSDDIEIYFQPFLNGDMPDIILMQKNVGVSIIEVKDWNLDLYKIDENNKWYLKQNNALLKSPFQQVFSYKDNLFNLHINGLLKEKIKNKQFYGRIQPYVYFHKATKKDIDIFYSTILNYYRNLEQGCHNDFRSKKISFDNYEKKLEYLKQKKSKIDRDIRYYAVGNNNLQKIILPKETSSLFTEAIYKEFHRYLQPPYHTLQQGIDIQYSKKQEKLIVSESIHQKIKGVAGSGKTVVLAKRAVNAHKRHNGTVLVLTFNITLKSYIHDKISNVRDNFSWKYFYITNYHQLITQLLNNLNIDFELPENINNDEISNYLDKNYFSNTKLFEKYHENIPKFKSIFIDEIQDYKPEWIKIIREYFLEKDSEMILFGDEKQNIYNRELDNEQKPKIVQGFGRWEYLNKSIRHQGDGGRILNLAKRFQKSFFDKKYEIDTYDDSSNTPSLNLGIYKIKHYQNDRLNILVKSIYEEIRQNNIQPNDISILSSNVNLLREIDYIIRTKYNENTLTTFETKEMFERINKKEIEKIRKNKKIGFNLNSGVMKISTIHSFKGYETPTLFLIIDENDNEEMVYAGITRSKFDIMVFTKEDSKYNNFFNIDLDKGL from the coding sequence ATGGCTAAAATATTTCCAACATTAGAAAATATTGAAAGACTGAAAGTCAAGCCAACAGAAGGAGAATTATTTTTAATTAGATATTTAATTGATAATTTATCTGATGATATTGAAATATACTTTCAACCATTTTTAAATGGAGATATGCCTGATATAATTTTAATGCAAAAAAATGTTGGTGTATCTATTATTGAGGTTAAAGATTGGAATTTAGATTTATATAAAATTGATGAAAATAATAAATGGTATTTAAAACAAAATAATGCACTCCTTAAATCGCCATTTCAACAAGTTTTTAGCTATAAAGATAATCTTTTCAATTTGCATATTAATGGATTATTGAAAGAAAAAATTAAAAATAAACAATTTTATGGGAGAATACAGCCATATGTATATTTTCATAAAGCTACAAAAAAAGATATAGATATTTTTTATAGTACTATCTTAAATTATTATAGAAATTTAGAGCAAGGGTGTCATAATGATTTTAGATCAAAAAAGATTTCATTTGACAATTATGAAAAAAAACTTGAGTACTTAAAACAAAAAAAATCTAAAATTGATAGAGACATAAGATATTATGCAGTAGGTAATAATAATTTACAAAAAATAATATTACCAAAAGAAACTTCTAGCTTATTTACTGAAGCTATTTATAAAGAGTTTCATAGATATTTACAACCACCGTATCATACTCTTCAGCAAGGTATAGATATTCAGTATAGTAAAAAACAAGAAAAATTAATTGTAAGTGAGTCAATACATCAAAAAATAAAAGGTGTTGCAGGTTCAGGTAAAACTGTAGTTTTAGCTAAAAGAGCAGTAAATGCACACAAAAGACATAATGGAACTGTACTTGTATTAACATTTAATATAACTTTAAAAAGTTATATTCATGATAAAATAAGTAATGTTAGAGATAACTTTAGTTGGAAGTATTTTTACATAACTAACTATCATCAATTAATTACTCAATTATTAAATAATCTTAATATTGATTTTGAATTACCTGAAAATATAAATAACGATGAGATTTCAAATTACTTAGATAAAAATTATTTTTCAAATACAAAACTATTTGAAAAATATCATGAAAATATTCCTAAATTTAAATCTATATTTATTGATGAAATACAAGATTATAAACCTGAATGGATTAAAATAATAAGAGAGTATTTTTTAGAAAAAGATTCAGAAATGATTCTTTTTGGAGATGAAAAACAAAATATTTATAATAGAGAATTAGATAATGAACAAAAACCAAAAATTGTGCAAGGATTTGGAAGATGGGAATATTTAAATAAATCTATCAGACATCAAGGTGATGGTGGTAGAATATTAAACTTAGCAAAAAGATTTCAAAAATCTTTTTTTGATAAAAAATATGAAATTGATACTTATGATGACTCATCAAATACCCCATCATTAAATTTAGGTATATATAAAATTAAACATTATCAAAATGATAGATTAAATATACTGGTAAAATCAATTTATGAAGAAATTAGACAAAATAATATCCAACCAAATGATATTTCGATATTATCTTCAAATGTAAACTTACTAAGGGAAATTGATTATATTATAAGAACAAAGTATAATGAAAATACATTAACAACATTTGAAACAAAAGAAATGTTTGAAAGAATCAATAAAAAAGAAATTGAAAAAATTAGAAAAAATAAAAAGATTGGTTTTAACTTAAACAGTGGTGTAATGAAAATATCAACTATTCACAGTTTTAAAGGATACGAAACACCAACTTTATTTTTAATTATTGATGAAAATGATAATGAAGAGATGGTTTATGCTGGGATAACACGAAGTAAATTTGATATTATGGTTTTTACTAAAGAAGATAGTAAATATAATAACTTTTTTAATATAGACTTAGATAAGGGATTATAA
- a CDS encoding DUF6858 family protein produces MKQKIFKEKYHIFEIEFTKSELTYSSVDEIIEALKKKIDVNEIIAYIATFNQYDHTVNIKGDINPAIKEAKNIVFCFGKEIPTPEVLAVRPRSIGVVELEDSFVVNFLEAPNEQANVAMENIVKSLKD; encoded by the coding sequence ATGAAACAAAAAATTTTTAAAGAAAAGTACCACATATTTGAAATTGAGTTTACAAAAAGTGAATTAACATACTCCTCTGTTGATGAGATAATTGAGGCTTTGAAAAAGAAAATAGATGTTAATGAAATTATTGCTTATATAGCAACTTTTAATCAGTATGACCATACAGTAAATATCAAAGGTGATATTAATCCAGCAATCAAAGAAGCAAAAAACATAGTATTTTGTTTTGGTAAAGAGATACCAACACCTGAAGTATTAGCTGTAAGACCAAGATCAATTGGTGTAGTAGAACTTGAAGATAGTTTTGTAGTAAATTTTCTTGAAGCACCAAATGAACAAGCAAATGTTGCAATGGAAAACATTGTTAAATCACTTAAAGACTAA